From the genome of Chanos chanos chromosome 5, fChaCha1.1, whole genome shotgun sequence, one region includes:
- the p4ha1a gene encoding prolyl 4-hydroxylase subunit alpha-1a, with translation MDVRHVCCVLVTSCLLLSSSAHNDFFTSIGQMTDLLFTEKDLVASLKDYIKAEESKLEQVKQWAEKLDALTAIATQDPEGFLGHPVNAFKLMKRLNTEWGDVEDLVLKDMSDGFISNLTIQRQHFPNDEDQTGAAKALLRLQDTYQLDTNAISTGDLPGTDSGLPYKSTLTVEDCFELGKIAYSETDYYHTELWMAQALKQLDEGEDSSVDVVTVLDYLSYSVYQQGELERALEYTKRLLALDPEHQRANGNLRYFEYQLSKQRKAEKEQSGTEEDLKERRDKRAVARKKDYLPERDRYEKLCRGEGVKLTPRRQSRLFCRYFDNSRHPRYLLGPVKQEDEWDRPRIVRYHDIISEKEMEKIKELAKPRLHRATISNPITGVLETAEYRVSKSAWLAAYEHPVVDRVNQRIEDITGLDVTTAEELQVANYGVGGQYEPHFDFGRKDEPDAFKELGTGNRIATWLFYMSDVAAGGATVFPEVGAAVRPMKGSAVFWYNLFPSGEGDYSTRHAACPVLVGNKWVSNKWIHERGQEFRRPCNLEETD, from the exons ATGGATGTGCGGCATGTTTGCTGCGTGTTAGTCACCAGCTGTCTGCTCCTCTCATCATCAGCTCATAATGACTTCTTCACCTCCATCG GTCAGATGACTGATCTGTTGTTCACAGAGAAGGATCTGGTGGCCTCATTGAAAGACTACATTAAAGCAGAGGAGAGTAAACTGGAGCAGGTCAAGCA atGGGCAGAGAAACTTGATGCCCTAACTGCCATTGCAACACAAGATCCTGAGGGTTTCTTGGGCCACCCAGTGAATGCATTCAAACTGATGAAGAGACTCAATACAGAATGGGGTGACGTGGAGGACCTGGTCCTCAAAGACATGTCTGATG GGTTCATCTCAAATTTGACCATTCAGCGGCAGCATTTCCCCAACGATGAGGACCAGACAGGTGCGGCTAAAGCCCTGCTCAGATTACAGGACACCTATCAGCTGGACACAAACGCAATCTCTACAGGAGATCTGCCCG GTACTGACTCAGGTTTGCCATATAAGAGTACTCTGACCGTGGAGGACTGTTTTGAGCTGGGGAAAATTGCCTACTCTGAGACAGACTATTACCACACCGAACTGTGGATGGCCCAGGCTCTTAAGCAACTGGATGAGGGCGAGGATTCAAGCGTTGATGTAGTGACTGTCCTGGACTATCTCAGCTACTCTGTCTACCAGCAAGGAGAACTAGAGAGGGCTTTGGAGTATACAAAGAGACTGCTTGCActgg ATCCTGAACACCAGCGAGCCAACGGTAACCTCAGATACTTTGAGTACCAGCTATCAAAGCAAAGGAAGGCAGAGAAGGAGCAGAGTGGGACGGAGGAGGActtaaaggagagaagagacaagAGAGCCGTCGCCAGGAAGAAAGACTACCTCCCCGAGAGGGACAGGTATGAGAAGCTCTGTCGGGGAGAAGGAGTCAAGCTG ACTCCACGCAGACAGAGTCGTCTGTTCTGTCGTTACTTTGACAACAGCAGGCATCCGCGTTATCTGCTAGGACCAGTGAAGCAAGAGGACGAATGGGACCGTCCGCGCATCGTCCGTTACCACGATATCATTTctgagaaagaaatggagaagaTCAAAGAGTTAGCCAAACCTAGG CTGCACCGAGCCACCATCTCCAACCCCATTACTGGTGTGCTGGAGACGGCCGAATACCGCGTCAGCAAGAG TGCATGGCTGGCAGCGTACGAGCATCCCGTGGTGGACCGTGTAAATCAGCGCATAGAGGACATCACTGGGCTGGACGTCACTACTGCAGAGGAGTTACAG GTAGCCAACTATGGTGTGGGAGGCCAGTACGAGCCACACTTCGACTTTGGCCGG AAAGATGAACCGGATGCCTTTAAAGAGCTGGGCACAGGGAATCGCATCGCCACATGGCTGTTCTAC ATGAGCGATGTAGCAGCAGGGGGCGCCACAGTCTTTCCAGAAGTAGGAGCTGCAGTAAGACCAATGAAG GGTTCAGCCGTATTCTGGTATAACCTGTTTCCCAGCGGAGAAGGAGACTACAGTACGAGACATGCAGCCTGCCCAGTACTAGTTGGAAACAAGTGGG TTTCAAATAAGTGGATCCATGAACGTGGCCAAGAATTCAGACGACCTTGCAACCTTGAGGAAACAGATTGA
- the dnajc9 gene encoding dnaJ homolog subfamily C member 9 yields the protein MGILEQCEELFKTSNLYEVLGVTKEAAESEIRRGYYKVSLQVHPDRAPGDELATKKFQILGKVYAVLSDKDQRAIYDEQGVVEEETDSMNQERNWEEHWRRLFPKITLQDIMDFEKKYKGSEEETQDLSRLYLQHEGDMDRIMESALCCNVEDEPRIKDILQSAIDAGDLPAYKAFTHESAKKKNNRKRKAEKERREAEEMQREMGLNSEDSLVAMIKQRQKSKESGFNSLIADLEAKYCKSGGKAGSGKRGKKK from the exons ATGGGCATACTAGAGCAGTGTGAAGAACTCTTCAAGACTTCGAATCTTTACGAGGTTCTTGGCGTCACAAAGGAAGCGGCAGAATCAGAGATCCGACGTGGCTATTATAAGGTGTCACTTCAGGTACATCCCGACAGAGCTCCAGGAGATGAATTAGCGACTAAGAAGTTTCAG ATTCTAGGCAAAGTGTATGCTGTATTGAGTGACAAGGATCAAAGAGCCATTTACGACGAGCAGGGTGTAGTTGAAGAAGAGACGGACTCAATGAATCAAGAACGAAACTGGGAGGAGCACTGGAGGCGGCTATTTCCAAAG ATCACTTTACAGGACATCATGGACTTTGAGAAGAAGTACAAGGGCTCAGAGGAGGAGACGCAGGACCTGAGTCGTCTTTACCTGCAGCACGAGGGCGACATGGACAGAATCATGGAATCAGCTTTGTGCTGTAATGTGGAAGATGAGCCACGCATTAAAGACATTTTACAGAGCGCCATCGACGCTGGGGATTTGCCCGCCTACAAAGCTTTCACTCACGAGAgtgccaaaaagaaaaataaccgCAAGAGAAAG GCAGAGAAAGAGCGACGGGAGGCTGAGGAGATGCAGAGGGAGATGGGGCTGAACAGTGAGGACAGCCTGGTGGCAATGATCAAA caaaggCAGAAATCCAAAGAGAGCGGCTTTAACTCACTCATCGCAGACCTGGAGGCTAAATACTGCAAGAGTGGAGGAAAGGCTGGGTCTGGAAAACGAGGGAAGAAGAAGTGA
- the nudt13 gene encoding NAD(P)H pyrophosphatase NUDT13, mitochondrial isoform X2, whose translation MYVVYFLLLLEVQGILEKLGKDKQLVDESVLIGCTEENEAQFSLDLGEIEQSEVEQLCGGVFVDLRKAFFLLRAHEAPLVAKGQALLRWHQSHKFCSATGQPTFRNQSGSQRVCHSSGFTYYPMMAPVVIVLVSDGNRCLLGRQATFPPGMYSALAGFCDMGETVEETVHREIAEEVGLEVQSLQYSGSQHWPFPQSSFMVACHATVNPDKTEVSVDKVELDDARWFTLEEVTEALQRKKPPRNPKGEPPTFWVPPSYAIANRLISEWAQQQQLKLKRS comes from the exons ATGTACGTGGTCTAT TTTCTCCTTCTTTTAGAGGTACAGGGAATTCTGGAGAAGTTGGGCAAGGACAAACAACTTGTGGATGAGTCTGTCCTTATTGGCTGCACTGAAGAAAATGAGGCCCAGTTTTCCTTGGACCTTG GTGAGATAGAGCAAAGTGAAGTGGAACAGCTTTGTGGAGGGGTCTTTGTGGATCTTAGGAAAGCCTTCTTTCTGTTGAGGGCACATGAAGCTCCACTTGTTGCCAAA GGCCAGGCTCTTCTGAGATGGCACCAGAGCCATAAGTTCTGCAGTGCCACTGGACAGCCCACTTTCAGAAACCAGTCTGGCAGTCAGAGAGTGTGCCACAGTAGTGGTTTCACCTACTACCCTATG ATGGCACCAGTGGTGATTGTGCTGGTGTCAGATGGAAACAGATGTCTGTTGGGGCGACAGGCCACCTTCCCGCCGGGCATGTATAGTGCACTGGCAGGTTTCTGTGACATGG GTGAAACTGTGGAGGAAACTGTGCACAGAGAGATAGCGGAGGAGGTGGGTTTAGAGGTTCAGTCCCTACAGTACTCTGGCTCTCAGCACTGGCCTTTTCCTCAGAGCTCCTTCATGGTGGCTTGCCATGCCACTGTTAACCCAGACAAAACCGAG GTCAGTGTGGATAAGGTGGAGTTGGATGACGCTCGTTGGTTCACTCTTGAAGAAGTTACAGAGGCTCTTCAGAGGAAGAAACCACCACGTAACCCTAAAGGGGAACCACCCACATTCTGGGTCCCACCGAGTTACGCCATAGCTAATCGACTCATCTCTGAATGGGCCCAGCAGCAACAGTTAAAATTGAAACGGAGTTAA
- the nudt13 gene encoding NAD(P)H pyrophosphatase NUDT13, mitochondrial isoform X1 — MLHTLKLLLTPTMTISRPCSSYVSRMRYLMKLKEDDEVCRGALQSGSLFLYHKLAPLLQKNKNGIYQMPAIKTSEVQGILEKLGKDKQLVDESVLIGCTEENEAQFSLDLGEIEQSEVEQLCGGVFVDLRKAFFLLRAHEAPLVAKGQALLRWHQSHKFCSATGQPTFRNQSGSQRVCHSSGFTYYPMMAPVVIVLVSDGNRCLLGRQATFPPGMYSALAGFCDMGETVEETVHREIAEEVGLEVQSLQYSGSQHWPFPQSSFMVACHATVNPDKTEVSVDKVELDDARWFTLEEVTEALQRKKPPRNPKGEPPTFWVPPSYAIANRLISEWAQQQQLKLKRS, encoded by the exons ATGCTTCACACGCTGAAGTTGCTTCTCACGCCTACAATGACCATATCCCGACCCTGCTCCAGCTATGTGTCCCGGATGAG GTATCTGATGAAGCTGAAGGAAGATGATGAAGTGTGTCGAGGAGCACTGCAGTCTGGAAGCTTATTTCTTTATCACAAACTTGCCCCACTGCTGCAGAAGAACAAAAATGGTATATACCAAATGCCAGCTATAAAGACCTCAG AGGTACAGGGAATTCTGGAGAAGTTGGGCAAGGACAAACAACTTGTGGATGAGTCTGTCCTTATTGGCTGCACTGAAGAAAATGAGGCCCAGTTTTCCTTGGACCTTG GTGAGATAGAGCAAAGTGAAGTGGAACAGCTTTGTGGAGGGGTCTTTGTGGATCTTAGGAAAGCCTTCTTTCTGTTGAGGGCACATGAAGCTCCACTTGTTGCCAAA GGCCAGGCTCTTCTGAGATGGCACCAGAGCCATAAGTTCTGCAGTGCCACTGGACAGCCCACTTTCAGAAACCAGTCTGGCAGTCAGAGAGTGTGCCACAGTAGTGGTTTCACCTACTACCCTATG ATGGCACCAGTGGTGATTGTGCTGGTGTCAGATGGAAACAGATGTCTGTTGGGGCGACAGGCCACCTTCCCGCCGGGCATGTATAGTGCACTGGCAGGTTTCTGTGACATGG GTGAAACTGTGGAGGAAACTGTGCACAGAGAGATAGCGGAGGAGGTGGGTTTAGAGGTTCAGTCCCTACAGTACTCTGGCTCTCAGCACTGGCCTTTTCCTCAGAGCTCCTTCATGGTGGCTTGCCATGCCACTGTTAACCCAGACAAAACCGAG GTCAGTGTGGATAAGGTGGAGTTGGATGACGCTCGTTGGTTCACTCTTGAAGAAGTTACAGAGGCTCTTCAGAGGAAGAAACCACCACGTAACCCTAAAGGGGAACCACCCACATTCTGGGTCCCACCGAGTTACGCCATAGCTAATCGACTCATCTCTGAATGGGCCCAGCAGCAACAGTTAAAATTGAAACGGAGTTAA
- the LOC115811441 gene encoding zinc finger protein OZF isoform X2, which translates to MSSCVALQTHLASVMETLVHAAVAEMCKVVEEGMLVLRLELSQEQNENEDLQKKIQTESEVRMTQFASVMEVLGNEALGKIIKLVDETRLLLDMECKTFSGRRAKPPGSILNILSVGDIEEEHSYNGRGKSMGSYVSNETAAEEDERPDSPVVLAVKIKDEYGKVDLKTISANFFDSGSGEGLTHIKECEENGEIDGAIGHGGRRIFICTECGKSFSTQSNLRSHQRIHTGEKPFGCVLCGKAFTHKQSLNDHHRVHTGERPFTCKVCGKCFGKAAHLKTHEIIHTGEKPFSCTECGKSFNLAQNLARHQQTHTGQKVFTCLICQKSFTRAITLKTHQLIHTGQKPFRCSHCGKSFRHAVNLKNHERIHTDLRPFSCDLCGKTFRQSVNLKIHKRIHTGEKPFSCKECGKSFSQQSSLISHGRTHSGEKPFGCSFCEKRFNNTNSLKLHERIHTGEKPYSCEYCGKCFSQGSHLRTHKRHVHAGGKQYICDKCGKRYSDPRNLKLHKCVYA; encoded by the exons ATGTCGAGCTGTGTCGCTTTACAAACACACCTTGCCTCCGTTATGGAGACGTTAGTTCACGCAGCTGTTGCTGAAATGTGTAAAGTTGTTGAAGAGGGCATGTTGGTGCTGCGTCTGGAGCTTTCCCAGGAGCAGAACGAAAACGAGGATTTACAGAAGAAAATTCAAACAGAAAGCGAAGTTAGAATG ACTCAGTTTGCTTCTGTCATGGAAGTGCTCGGTAATGAGGCACTTGGCAAAATAATCAAGCTTGTGGATGAGACTAGGTTGTTACTAGACAtggaatgtaaaacattttcaggGAGAAGAGCGAAACCGCCAGGGAGCATTCTAAACATTCTGTCCGTTGGAGACATAG AGGAGGAGCATTCCTATAATGGGCGCGGTAAAAGCATGGGATCATATGTTTCCAATGAG ACTGCTGCTGAAGAGGACGAACGTCCTGACTCCCCTGTGGTTTTGGCTGTGAAAATCAAAGACGAGTATGGAAAAGTTGATCTGAAGACCATCAGCGCAA ATTTTTTTGACTCTGGATCTGGTGAAGGCCTAACTCACATCAAAGAATGTGAAGAGAACGGTGAGATTGATGGTGCTATTGGGCACGGAGGTCGGAGGATCTTCATTTGTACCGAATGTGGAAAAAGCTTCTCCACCCAGAGCAACCTGAGATCACACCAGCGAATTCACACGGGCGAAAAACCGTTTGGTTGTGTGCTCTGCGGCAAGGCTTTCACCCATAAGCAAAGCCTTAACGATCATCACCGTGTACACACTGGAGAACGACCCTTCACTTGTAAAGTCTGTGGGAAATGCTTTGGGAAAGCGGCGCATCTCAAAACACACGAAATTATTCACACAGGAGAAAAGCCATTCAGCTGCACCGAGTGCGGGAAGAGCTTCAATCTTGCACAAAATCTTGCCAGGCACCAGCAAACTCATACCGGTCAGAAGGTGTTTACTTGTTTGATTTGCCAGAAAAGTTTTACTCGTGCTATAACTTTGAAAACGCACCAGCTTATCCATACAGGACAGAAACCCTTCAGGTGCTCCCACTGTGGAAAAAGTTTCCGACATGCCGTCAACCTGAAAAACCACGagcgcattcacacagaccTGCGACCGTTTTCGTGCGATTTGTGCGGCAAGACTTTCCGACAGTCTGTcaatttaaaaatacacaagCGCATCCATACTGGAGAGAAGCCGTTTAGTTGCAAGGAGTGTGGAAAGAGCTTCAGTCAGCAGAGCAGTCTTATTTCACATGGTCGCACTCACTCTGGAGAGAAACCATTTGGTTGCAGTTTCTGTGAGAAGAGGTTCAACAATACAAACAGTTTGAAGTTACACGAACGGATCCACACGGGTGAAAAGCCTTATAGTTGTGAGTATTGTGGAAAGTGTTTCAGCCAGGGTAGTCATCTGCGGACACACAAACGACACGTTCACGCTGGAGGGAAGCAGTACATATGTGATAAATGCGGCAAAAGGTACTCTGATCCACGAAACCTAAAGCtacacaaatgtgtgtatgcttga